From Cannabis sativa cultivar Pink pepper isolate KNU-18-1 chromosome 8, ASM2916894v1, whole genome shotgun sequence, a single genomic window includes:
- the LOC133030212 gene encoding glucose-1-phosphate adenylyltransferase large subunit 1, chloroplastic-like, whose amino-acid sequence MLGADFYETESEVASLFAEGGVPIGIGENTKIKECIIDKNARIGKNVIIANSEGVQEADRSTEGFYIRSGVTVVLKNSVIKDGTVI is encoded by the exons ATGCTTGGAGCAGATTTTTATGAAACAGAATCTGAAGTGGCTTCATTGTTTGCTGAGGGAGGAGTTCCTATTGGAATAGGAGAAAACACAAAAATCAA AGAATGCATCATTGACAAAAATGCAAGAATTGGAAAGAATGTTATCATTGCTAACTCAGAG GGGGTCCAAGAAGCGGATAGGTCAACGGAAGGGTTTTACATCCGTTCAGGCGTAACAGTCGTACTGAAAAATTCAGTAATCAAAGATGGAACAGTGATCTAA
- the LOC133030500 gene encoding protein FAR1-RELATED SEQUENCE 5-like, with amino-acid sequence MTGVDIASNSHWQEISDTLQLSKSVAEIDTHDIEGKEMVSLKMWEAFYYTYARWKGFSPRIDDTKSRKSDGEIYIRRWVCNKEGFRNEKFLNMPDRKKRPKEITRCGCQAALRILRLQKTNLWRCQEFVPFHNHDLVIPSQMQFTRANREVPEAVAAQVISMNRCGIKTSSVVAHIALQSGGYDNLPFQLRDVYNKVASLRKQENISSDAEGTLGFLDGLSSMDPEFYVEYKIDDENRLAFLFWADGMSRRDYMLFGEAIAFDTTYRTNKYNKPLTVVVGVNHHFETCVFGCAVLLDETEDAYIWFLRVFLDCMGNKKPKVVLTDNDERMGFAIRHLLRDSTHRLCAWHLGNNATKNIKIPDFNKGFFDLIYNYYTVEEFEEKWAALLAQFGLEENSWCRTKYNTRGQWAETFLRGVFYGGMRTTQRCESMNNVLKRFLLANYSLREFVSQITHAIGTMRHNEAAKDFKSMHTVPHIPAGKTDFLQTYYKQAAAIFTRNIYYKVKEQIEEEQPYSISHREDQGDSYLFSLARFQYGTIRHRVLYNKEKNELNCSCLLFESDGIPCKHIWCVMKSLDIRVIPESLILTRWRKDVKTSSSTQVGEHSSEHQKMTQLSRFGALNAYSNSMNFFASHSEATFQMAKMELEKLNTIFRASYEEGHNSQNSQPTTTYRDNPNIIQDPVRVRTKGMASTNSRKGTNDGVQGGRQCTLCGGRDHNKRTCMRRTGV; translated from the exons ATGACGGGCGTAGATATTGCCTCCAACTCTCACTGGCAAGAAATTTCGGACACACTTCAACTATCCAAATCAGTTGCAGAAATAGATACTCATGATATTGAAGGGAAAGAGATGGTAAGTCTAAAAATGTGGGAGGCATTCTATTATACTTATGCAAGATGGAAAGGTTTCAGTCCTAGAATTGACGATACAAAATCCAGGAAAAGTGATGGAGAAATATACATTCGACGATGGGTTTGTAACAAAGAAGGTTTTCGGAACGAGAAATTTTTGAACATGCCAGACAGGAAGAAGCGACCAAAAGAAATAACACGTTGTGGGTGTCAAGCTGCGTTACGAATCCTTCGGTTACAAAAAACAAATCTTTGGCGGTGTCAAGAATTTGTACCATTTCATAATCATGATTTGGTAATACCATCACAAATGCAATTCACTCGGGCAAACCGCGAGGTTCCTGAAGCAGTAGCTGCACAAGTAATTAGCATGAATAGATGTGGTATCAAAACTTCTTCCGTTGTAGCACATATTGCCCTACAATCTGGAGGGTATGACAATCTTCCTTTCCAACTAAGAGATGTGTACAACAAAGTGGCTAGTTTAAGAAAGCAAGAGAACATATCAAGTGATGCAGAAGGTACATTGGGTTTCTTAGACGGCTTATCATCAATGGATCCTGAATTTTACGTCGAGTACAAGATTGATGACGAAAATCGATTAGCATTCCTTTTTTGGGCTGATGGTATGAGTAGAAGAGACTACATGTTATTCGGGGAAGCTATTGCTTTTGATACAACATACCGCACCAATAAGTATAATAAGCCATTGACTGTAGTTGTTGGCGTCAATCACCATTTTGAAACTTGTGTGTTCGGTTGCGCAGTTTTACTTGATGAGACGGAAGACGCTTATATTTGGTTCTTGAGGGTGTTCCTTGATTGCATGGGCAACAAAAAACCAAAAGTAGTCCTCACTGATAATGATGAAAGGATGGGATTCGCAATCAGACATTTGTTACGAGACTCTACCCATCGACTTTGTGCATGGCATCTAGGGAACAATGCCACAAAGAATATTAAGATTCCAGATTTCAACAAAGGCTTCTTTGACTTAATATACAACTACTACACAGTGGAAGAGTTTGAAGAAAAATGGGCCGCTTTGTTGGCACAGTTCGGCCTTGAAGAAAATTCTTGGTGTCGTACTAAATACAACACACGTGGTCAATGGGCAGAGACGTTCTTAAGAGGGGTTTTCTATGGAGGCATGCGAACAACCCAAAGATGTGAGTCTATGAACAATGTACTCAAGAGATTCTTACTTGCTAATTACAGTTTACGAGAGTTTGTTTCACAAATTACCCATGCTATTGGCACAATGCGCCATAATGAAGCCGCTAAAGATTTCAAAAGCATGCATACCGTCCCTCATATTCCCGCTGGTAAGACAGATTTCTTGCAAACATATTACAAACAGGCCGCCGCAATTTTCACCAGaaacatatattataaagtAAAAGAACAGATTGAGGAAGAGCAACCCTATTCAATTTCTCATCGGGAAGATCAAGGGGATTCATACCTCTTCTCTTTAGCTAGATTCCAATACGGTACGATAAGACACCGAGTCTTATATAACAAAGAGAAGAATGAGTTAAATTGTTCGTGTTTGTTGTTTGAGTCCGATGGTATTCCATGCAAGCATATATGGTGTGTAATGAAAAGTCTTGACATTCGAGTTATACCAGAATCCTTAATATTAACTCGTTGGCGAAAGGATGTCAAGACTTCTTCCTCTACACAAGTTGGTGAACACTCATCCGAGCATCAAAAGATGACCCAATTGTCAag GTTTGGAGCGCTCAATGCTTATTCAAACTCAATGAATTTCTTTGCATCACACTCAGAAGCAACATTCCAAATGGCAAAGATGGAGTTGGAAAAACTTAATACCATCTTTAGGGCGTCTTACGAGGAGGGACATAATAGCCAAAACTCACAACCAACCACAACATATCGTGATAATCCAAACATAATCCAAGATCCTGTAAGAGTGAGGACGAAGGGCATGGCCTCAACGAATTCTAGAAAAGGAACAAATGATGGAGTACAAGGAGGTAGGCAATGCACACTTTGTGGAGGTCGAGATCATAATAAACGAACTTGTATGAGAAGGACAGGGGTCTAA